From Streptomyces sp. NBC_01551:
GCGCAGCGCCCGCGTCTCCGCCTTCAGGATGCGCAGGGACTTGCCGACCCCGCGGGCCATCTCGGGGAGCTTCTTCGAGCCGAACACCAGCAGGCAGACGATCAGCAGTATCGCCAGGTGCCAGGGTTCGAGGGCGTTCCGGAGCATGCGCGTACCCACCTTCCATGGACCCGCACGGCCAAGGAGGCCGGCGGGCCCATCGAACCCCCTCGACCGGACCAGGACAAATCTGAAGAAGTCCTGAAACGGGCCCGAGGCCTTACCCTCGTCCCCATGAGCTGGACGCGGGCGCTGAAGCACACCGTCCGCACGGGCATGGCGATCGAGCGCACGCCTCTGGAACCCCTCATCGCCCTGCGCGCGACCGTCGGCCTCGCGCTCGTCATCGCCGCCGGGCTCGCACTCCTCGGGCCCGGCGCCGCCGCCAGTTCAGCGTTCGGTGCCTTCATGGCCGCGATCGCGACCTTCCAGCCGAGCTGGCGCCCGCGTCCGGTGCTCGCCCTCTCCTCCGGGCTGACGCTGGCGGTGTCCACCTTCGCCGGCTACCTCGTCGGCGCCTCGAACACCGCGCTGTTCCTCGCCCTGCTCGCCGTCTGGACCTTCCTCGCGGGCCTGATGTGGGCCGCGGGGGCCACCGCCGGGATCATCGCCTCCGGCAACGTCGCGATCATGCTCGTCACCGTCACCCTGCCGACCTCCGTGCCCCAGGCCGCCGGGCACGCCGCGATGATCGCCGCCGGCGGGGTGGTCCAGGCGCTGCTCATCGTGCTGTTCCCGATCCGCCGCTGGGGCGCCCACCGCGACGCCCTCGCCGACGCGCTCGCCGGGGAGGCCGACTACGCCCGGCGGCTGCGGCAGGACCCCGTCGCGCCCTTCGACCCGCAGCCCCTGATGAAGGCGCGGGACGCCGCCGCCGTGACGGTGCGCCAGGCCCGGCGGCGGCCCGCCGAGCTGCACGGGGCGCGGGGGCTCGCGGAGCGGATCCGTCCGGTGTTGGCCTCGCTCGCCGATCCCGCGGTCGGGGCGCCCGCCGAGGGGCCGGCCCGCGACCGGGCGCGGGAACTGCTGGCCGCGGCGGCGGAGGTCCTGGACGCCGCCGCGCGGGCGATCCGTCAGGGCGAGCCGGTACGGCTGCCCGGGCCCTCGCTGGCCGTGCTGAAGGCGCCGGACCTGGGCGATGTCCTCACCGGCCCGGCGCTGCGGGCCGCGCGTCGGCTCGCCGCCCTGCTGGACGACGTACTGGAGACGGCCGAGCCCGGGTCCGGCCGCACGGCGGATCCGCAGGCGTCGATGCTGCGGCCGCCCCTGCGGGCGCTGGTGCCGGTGGTCCTGAGGGCGGTACGGGCCGAACTGCGCCCGGGGTCGCCCGTGCTGCGGCACGCGGTGCGGCTCACGGCGGCGGCCTCGGCGGGCTACCTGATCGGGCAGGCGCTGCCGTTCGGGCACGGCTACTGGGCCCCGATGGCCTGCGTGATGGTGATGCGGCCCGACTTCACCCAGACCTACGCGCGGGCCGTCGCCCGCTTCGGCGGGACGCTGGTCGGGGTCGCGGTCGCGACCGCGATCGTGCAGCTCGCCCAGCCGGGGATGTACCTGTCGGGCCTCCTCGCGGTGGTCAGCGCGGGGCTGATGTACGTGCTGATGCGCACCGGGTACGCCGTCGCGCAGGTCTTCGTCTCCGCGTACGTCGTCTTCCTGCTCGGCATGGGCGGGGTGCGCTGGGACCAGACCGTGCCCGACCGCGTCGCCCTCACGCTGGTCGGCGGGCTGCTCGCGATGCTCGCGTACGCCGTCTACCCGGCCTGGGAGACCCCGCGGCTGCGGAACCGGCTGGCCGACTGGCTCGCCGCCGTCGGGCGGTACGCGGCGGCCGTGCTCGGCCAGTACGCCGACCCGGCCGGGGCCCGCCCGGCCGATGTGCGGGCGGCGCTGCTGGCCACCCGGGACGCCCGGATCGCCTGGCAGGAGACCCTGGACCGGGCCGCCGGGGAGCCGGTGCGCCACCGCGGGCTGTCCCGGGCCGCCGCCGACGGCGCGGGTGACGCCGTGGCCGCGCTGGGCCGCAACGCCATGCTGCTGGAGGCCCACGTCCCGGACCGGAGCCAGGCCCCGGTGCCGGGCGCGGCCGCGCTCGCGGAGGCTCTGCGGAGCTCGACGGAGGCGGCGGCGAAGGCCGTGCGGGAGCGCCGGGTACCCGAGTGGGACACCGTCCGCACCCTTCTGACCAGCTGGGACGCCCCGCAGGCAGGGGTGTTGCGGGGAGCCGCCGGGCAGCTGCTGGACGCGCTGGACGAGGTCTCCGAGGCGCTGCGCCCCTGAACTGTGATCAAGGGACCACTGCGCGTGCACGTGCATCTGCCCATGCATGCGCTTATGAACACAGCTATGATCCGGTGGAGTTGACATCTGCACTATCGGGGGCTTCCTGTGGACCACGCGTACAACGGGATGGCAGCTGCAGAACTCGACGGCGTGACCTGGCAGAAGAGCAGACACAGCAACTCGCAGGGATCCTGCGTGGAGTTCGCCAAACTGCCGGGCGGCGCCGTCGCCGTGCGCAATTCACGCTTTCCGGACGGTCCGGCGCTCGTGTACACGCCGGCCGAGATCGAGGCGCTGCTGCTGGGCGTCAAGGACGGCGAGTTCGACCACCTGATCGCCTGAATCGCTGCCCGAAGGGCCGCATGAGGGAACAGCGCTCTGATCGCGCCATGCACGTGCACTGGCCGGGACTGATCTAAATGATCAACCCCGGCCAGCTGTCGTTTGTCTGGTGATTCGTCCCCTGGCCGGAATCCGGTCAGTCCTGGAGCATGAACAGCGCCCAGACCACCTTGCCGGTCAGCCGCCCCGCGAGCGGGTGCCAGCCCCAGCTGTCGCTGTACGAGTCCACCAGGAACAGCCCGCGCCCGGACTCCAGGTCGCAGTTCTCGTCCGTCCGCTCGGGCGTGAACGAACCCCCCGGCCGGTCCTCGCTGGGATCGCGCACCGCGCACACCAGCCGCGTGCTCCACCTCATCAGATGCAGCCGTACCGGTGCCTCCGGCTCGCCCGCGGCGCGCGCGTCGTCCGGCAGGGCATGGCGCAGCGCGTTGGTGACGAGTTCGGAGACGACGAGGGCCACGTCGTCGAAGCGGTCGTCCAGGCCCCACTGGGACAGCGTGGACCGGGTGAACGAACGGGCGCCCCGCACCGCCTCGTAGCGGGCGGGCAGAGCGCAGGAGGCGGACCCGGAGACAGCCGTGGGGTCGACCGGGGGAAGCCCCTGCCGTAACGGCTCGAGCATGGTCGATCCATTCGTCCCCATGCGAGGCACTCCCGGGATTCGCGGACTGAGCGGTGACTCTGTC
This genomic window contains:
- a CDS encoding FUSC family protein, whose amino-acid sequence is MSWTRALKHTVRTGMAIERTPLEPLIALRATVGLALVIAAGLALLGPGAAASSAFGAFMAAIATFQPSWRPRPVLALSSGLTLAVSTFAGYLVGASNTALFLALLAVWTFLAGLMWAAGATAGIIASGNVAIMLVTVTLPTSVPQAAGHAAMIAAGGVVQALLIVLFPIRRWGAHRDALADALAGEADYARRLRQDPVAPFDPQPLMKARDAAAVTVRQARRRPAELHGARGLAERIRPVLASLADPAVGAPAEGPARDRARELLAAAAEVLDAAARAIRQGEPVRLPGPSLAVLKAPDLGDVLTGPALRAARRLAALLDDVLETAEPGSGRTADPQASMLRPPLRALVPVVLRAVRAELRPGSPVLRHAVRLTAAASAGYLIGQALPFGHGYWAPMACVMVMRPDFTQTYARAVARFGGTLVGVAVATAIVQLAQPGMYLSGLLAVVSAGLMYVLMRTGYAVAQVFVSAYVVFLLGMGGVRWDQTVPDRVALTLVGGLLAMLAYAVYPAWETPRLRNRLADWLAAVGRYAAAVLGQYADPAGARPADVRAALLATRDARIAWQETLDRAAGEPVRHRGLSRAAADGAGDAVAALGRNAMLLEAHVPDRSQAPVPGAAALAEALRSSTEAAAKAVRERRVPEWDTVRTLLTSWDAPQAGVLRGAAGQLLDALDEVSEALRP
- a CDS encoding ATP-binding protein translates to MGTNGSTMLEPLRQGLPPVDPTAVSGSASCALPARYEAVRGARSFTRSTLSQWGLDDRFDDVALVVSELVTNALRHALPDDARAAGEPEAPVRLHLMRWSTRLVCAVRDPSEDRPGGSFTPERTDENCDLESGRGLFLVDSYSDSWGWHPLAGRLTGKVVWALFMLQD
- a CDS encoding DUF397 domain-containing protein, whose protein sequence is MAAAELDGVTWQKSRHSNSQGSCVEFAKLPGGAVAVRNSRFPDGPALVYTPAEIEALLLGVKDGEFDHLIA
- the tatA gene encoding Sec-independent protein translocase subunit TatA: MLRNALEPWHLAILLIVCLLVFGSKKLPEMARGVGKSLRILKAETRALRGEQDADPEPTKSGRD